The genome window TCGCGAGTAGAATGCCCGCGGGAGGGTTCGGAACAGGAGGGAAACCACATGGTCGCGAGAATGATATTGAACGAGACCTCGTATTTCGGCCCGGGCGCACGCGCCCAGGCGGTCGAGGAAGTGAAACGCCGCGGCTTCGCGAAGGGCTTCGTCGTCACCGACGCGGCGCTGATGAAGGCGGGCGTGGTCGACATGGTCACCGAACTGTTCGACGCCGCCGGGCTGCGTTACGAGATCTTCGACAAGGTGATGCCCAACCCGACGATCGCGGTGGTGCGGGAGGGGCTCGAAGCCTTCGTGCGCGCCAAGGCCGACTATCTCGTGGCGATCGGCGGCGGCTCGCCGCAGGACACCGCGAAGGCGATCGGCATCGTCGCCAACAACCCCGAGTTTTCCGACATCCGCAGCCTCGAAGGCTTCGCGGCGACGAAGAAGCCCGCGGTGCCGATCATCGCACTCGCCACCACCGCGGGCACCGCGGCGGAGGTGACGATCAACTACGTCATCACCGACACCGAGAACCGCCGCAAGTTCGTCTGCATCGATCCGCACGACATCCCGATCGTCGCGATCGTCGATTCCGAACTGATGGCGAGCATGCCGAAGCCGCTCAAGGCCGCCACCGGCATGGACGCCCTCACCCACGCGATCGAGGGCTTCCTCACCCAGGGCGCGTGGGAACTGCCCGACGCCCTGCATCTCAAGGCGATCGAGATCATCGCCCGTTCGCTGCGCGCCTCGTGCGCGGGCGATCCCGAAGGCGCGGCGGAGATGGCGCTCGGGCAATACGTGGCGGGAATGGGCTTCTCCAACGTCGGGCTCGGGCTGGTGCACGGCATGGCGCATCCCCTGGGCGCGTTCTACGACACCCCGCACGGCGTCGCCAACGCGATCCTGCTGCCGACGGTGATGGCCTACAACGCCGACTTCACCGGCGAGCGCTTCCGCGACATCGCCCGGGCGATGGGGCTCGCCGACTGCGACGGCAAGCCGATCGCCGAGGTGCGCGAGGCGGTGGTCGAGGCGGTGGCGCAACTCGGCCGCGACGTCGGCATTCCGCGGTCGCTGCGCGAGGTGGGGGTGAAGGAGGCGGACATTCCGGCGCTCGCGCAGGCGGCGTTCGCCGACGTCTGCACCGGCGGCAACCCGCGCCGGACCGACGTCGCCGAGATCGAGGCGCTTTACCGCGCGATCTACTGAAACAAGGGGTTGAGGCGGGCGGCGTCGCCGCCCACCTCCTCAGGGTCCGACGCCTGAGGAGATCCCCATGCCCGAATTCGATTACGACCTGTTCGTCGTCGGCGGCGGCTCGGGCGGCGTGCGCGCCGCGCGCGTCGCCGCCGGCCACGGCGCGAAGGTGGCGCTCGCCGAGGACTACCGCCTCGGCGGCACCTGCGTGATCCGCGGCTGCGTGCCGAAGAAGCTGCTGGTGACCGGCGCGGCCTTCGCCGAGGACCTGCGCGACGCGCGGCGCTTCGGCTGGTGCGTGCCCGACTGCACCTTCGACTGGCCCGCCCTGCGCGACGAAGTGCAGGCCGAGGTGACCCGCCTCGAGGATCTCTATCGCGACCTCCTCGCCCGCAACGGCGTGCGCGCCTTCCACCAGCGCGCCCAGCTCACCGGTCCGCAGGAGGTGGAACTGGCCGACGGCTCCCGCCACACCGCGCGCACGATCCTGATCGCCACCGGTGCCCGCCCGGAGCTGCCCACCTTCCCCGGCGCGGATCTCGGCGTCTCTTCCAACGAAGTGTTCCACTTCGCCCGGCTGCCGCGCCGCATCGTCATCGCCGGCGGCGGGTACATCGCCAACGAGTTCGCGGGAATCTTCAACCGCCTCGGCTGCGAGGTGACGATGGTCCTGCGCGGCGGCGAGATCCTCCGCCGCTGGGACGCCGACGTGCGCGCCCGGCTCGTCGAGATTTCCAAGCGCAAGGGCATCGTCTTCCGCTTCCACACCGCGTTCGAGCGCATCGAACAGCGGCAGGACCGGACCCTGATCGTCCACACCGACAAGGGCGATCCGATTCCCGCCGACGCGGTGCTGTTCGCGATCGGCCGCCGCCCCAACTCCGCCGGACTGGGCCTGGAGGCGCTCGGCGTCGAACTCGGCCGCAACGGCGCGATCGTGGTCGGCGACGACGGCCGCACCTCGGTGCCGTCGGTGTTCGCGGTCGGCGACGTCACCGACCGCGTCCAGCTCACCCCGGTGGCGATCCGCGAGGGGCAGGCCTTCGCCGACACCCAGTTCGGCGACCGGCCGTCCCGCGTCGACTACGGCTGCATCCCCTCGGCGGTGTTCAGCCATCCGCCGATCGCCGCGGTCGGGCTGACCGAGGCGGAGGCGCGTGCGCGCCACGGCATGGTCGAGGTGTTCACCGCCGACTTCCGGCCGATGAAGAACACCCTCGCCCAGCGCGACGAGCGCGCCCTCTACAAGATGATCGTCGACGGCGTCACCGACGAGGTGCTCGGCCTGCACATGATCGGTCCCGACGCGCCGGAAATCCTCCAGGCCGCGGCGGTGGCGGTGAAGGCGCGGCTCACCAAGGCGCAGTTCGACGCCACCGTCGCCCTGCACCCGACGATGGCCGAGGAACTGGTGCTGATGCGCTGATCACGCCGGGGCGAACATCGCGGCGATCGCGTCGGGCAGGTCGGCGGGGCGGGCGACCAGAGCGTCCACCCCCGCCGCGGTCAGTTCCTCGCGGCCGCCGTAGCCCCACAGCACGCCGAGCGAACGCACCTTGTTGGCCTGCGCGCCCGCGACGTCGTAGCGGCGGTCGCCCACCATCACCGCGCGCGACGGGTCGATGCTGTGCTCCCGCAGCGCCGCGGCGACGATCTCGGACTTTTCCGAATTGCGGTCGTTCATATCCGCGCCGTGGAACCCCGAAAACAGCGACGACAGACCGTGCGCGTCGAGAATCATCCGCGCGAACGGCAGCGCCTTCGAGGTCGCGAGGTAGAGCTTCCGCCCGGCCTTCACCATCCCCTCCAGCACGCCGTCGTAGCCCGGAAACACCGGGCTCGGGTCGGCCATGTGGCGGGCATAGTGCGCACGGTAGCCTTTCAGGCACTCGGCCACCCGATCGTCGCCCCAGCGCGCCAGCAGCGCGCCGATGCTGTCCACCAGCGGCGGGCCGACGATCCAGTCGAGGGTTTCGTCCTCCGGCAGCGTGCGGCCGATATCGGCCAGCGCCGCGCGCATGCACGTCACCACGGTGTCGCGGGAATCGATCAGCGTGCCGTCCAGGTCCAGCAGAACGGCGATTTCGTCGGCCATCGGGTGCTCCTTCCGTGAAATTCCACGCGGCGATGATACGGGTTCGCGAGTCTCCGATCCAGCCGAACCCGCCCCACCCGGCCAGGCGGGTCCGGACACACCGCGCGCTTGCCCCTGTCGCGCGCGCGAACGCACGGGTATGCTGTCGCCGCATGCCCGTGTTCGAAAAACGCCGCCACGCCGGGGGAAAGATGGACCCACTCTCGTTGAGACTGTTCGTCCGCACGGTCGAGGAGGGACGCATCACCGCCGTCGCCGCCTCCGAGCACATCGCCGCCGCCGCGGTGAGCAAGCGCTTGAGCGAACTGGAGCAATCCCTCAACGCGGAGCTTTTGACGCGCACCAACCGCGGCGTCGTCCCCACCGCCGCCGGGCTCGCGCTGCTCAGCCTCGCTCGCCGCGCCCTGCGCGGACTCGACGATATCCCGCTGCAAATGAAGGATTTCAACGAAGGGGTGAGGGGCGACGTGCGGGTCTACGCCAACATTTCGTCGCTTTCGCAATTCCTGCCGCAGGATCTGAAGCGCTTCACCGCCCAGCACCCGCAGGTCAACATCCATCTCGACGAGAACGTCAGCACCCGAACCCTGCGCGCGGTCGCCGAAAATGCGGCGGACATCGGCATTTTCACCTTCGGCGACCACTCCGCTCCGCTCGAAATTCTCAACTACCGGCGCGACCGCCTCGCGCTGCTGGTGCCGGGCGGCCACCCGCTGCGCGTTCGCACCGGGGTACGCTTCGTCGAAACCCTCGACCACTTTTTCATCGGCATGCGGGTGGACAGCGCGCTCAGCGTCCAGATGGCGCGCGCCGCCGCCGAGGCCGACCGCCCGCTCAGGATCCGCATGAACGTCGCGAGCTACGACGTTCTCGCGATGATGGTCGACGCCGGGCTCGGCCTCGCGCTGATGCCCGAGGACCTCGCCCGGCAATACGCCCAGCGCCTCGACCTCGCGGTGATCCGCCTCGAAGACCCGTGGGCGGCGCGGGAGATCAAGATGTGCGTCCGCCGCTATGCCGACCTGAGCCCTGCGGCGCGGCTGCTGGTCGATCATCTCGGCTCCGCCGCCGCGTGGCAGGATCCCGCGCTGCGGCGCCGCCGCGACCCCGGCCCGACTCGCTGACGCAACCGTCGCGTCGCCGCGCGTTCCGGCATCGAATCGCGCGATGGCGCCATCGCGGTTTACTGCTTTGCCACCCGAAAGTTCGGCTTCACCATGCCCGCACAAGAAACCGGGAGGCAGCGCATGGCACAACCGAAGACCTTGCTGCGGAAATTGTGGGACGCCCACGTGGTGTCCGAAACCGACGACGGCGCGGCGTTGATCTACGTCGACCTGCACCTCGTCAACGAAGTCACCAGTCCGCAGGCGTTCGAGAGCCTGGCGCTGCGCGGCCGAGCGCCGTGGCGGATCGATTCGATCGTCTCCACCGCCGACCACAACGTTCCCACCGCCGCGCGCGAACGCGGCATCGCCGACCCGCTGGCGCGGCGTCAGGTGGAAACCCTCGCCGAAAACTGCGCGCGCCTCGGCATCCGCCATTACGGCATGACCGATCCGCACCAGGGCATCCTCCACGTCGTCGCGCCCGAGCTCGGCTTCACCCAACCGGGCATGACGGTGGTGTGCGGCGATTCCCACACCAGCACCCACGGCGCGTTCGCCACCCTCGCCTTCGGCGTCGGCACCTCGGAGATCGAGCACGTCCTCGCCACCCAGTGTCTGCGGATGTCGCCGCTCAAGGCGATGCGCGTCACCGTCTCCGGCCGGCTCGGCGCGCACGTCTCCGCCAAGGATCTGGCGCTCGCGGTGATCGCCCGCATCGGCGCCTCCGGCGGCGTCGGCCACGCCCTCGAGTTCGCGGGCGAGGCGATCGCGGCGCTATCCATGGAAGCCCGCATGACGCTCTGCAACATGTCGATCGAATCCGGTGCGCGGGTCGGGCTGATCGGCGTCGACGACACCACCGTCGCCTATCTGCGCGGCCGCCCGGGCGCACCCGCGGAACCCGACCGGGACGCGGCGGAACGATACTGGCGCGGCTTCGTCTCCGACCCCGGCGCGGCGTTCGACGCGGAAATCGCGCTCGCCGCCGAAGAGATCGCGCCGCGCGTCACCTGGGGCACCTCGCCCGACATGTCGAGCCCGATCGACGGCGTCGTCCCCGATCCCGACGCGATCGCCGATCCGACCCGCCGAGACGCGTTCCGCAACGCACTCGCCTACATGGATCTCGCCCCCGGCACGCCGATCTCCGAAATCCGCCCGGACAAGATCTTCATCGGCTCGTGCACCAACGCCCGCATCGAGGATCTGCGCATCGCCGCCGAGGTGGTGCGCGGCCGCCGCGTCGCGCCGAACATCGCCTTGGCGCTGGTGGTGCCGGGCTCGGGGCAGGTCAAGGCCGCCGCCGAACGCGAGGGGCTCGACCGGGTGTTCCGCGACGCCGGGTTCGCATGGCGCGACGCCGGATGTTCGATGTGCCTCGGCATGAACGACGACCGTCTCGGACGCGGCGAACGCTGCGCCTCGACCTCGAACCGCAACTTCGAAGGCCGTCAGGGCGCGGGCGGGTGCTCGCACCTCGTCAGCCCGGCGATGGCGGCAGCGGCGGCGATCGCCGGCCGCTTCGTCGACGTCCGCGAATTCCAGGGAGACCGGCGATGAAGGCCTTCGAACGCGTGCG of uncultured Alphaproteobacteria bacterium contains these proteins:
- the gor gene encoding Glutathione reductase: MPEFDYDLFVVGGGSGGVRAARVAAGHGAKVALAEDYRLGGTCVIRGCVPKKLLVTGAAFAEDLRDARRFGWCVPDCTFDWPALRDEVQAEVTRLEDLYRDLLARNGVRAFHQRAQLTGPQEVELADGSRHTARTILIATGARPELPTFPGADLGVSSNEVFHFARLPRRIVIAGGGYIANEFAGIFNRLGCEVTMVLRGGEILRRWDADVRARLVEISKRKGIVFRFHTAFERIEQRQDRTLIVHTDKGDPIPADAVLFAIGRRPNSAGLGLEALGVELGRNGAIVVGDDGRTSVPSVFAVGDVTDRVQLTPVAIREGQAFADTQFGDRPSRVDYGCIPSAVFSHPPIAAVGLTEAEARARHGMVEVFTADFRPMKNTLAQRDERALYKMIVDGVTDEVLGLHMIGPDAPEILQAAAVAVKARLTKAQFDATVALHPTMAEELVLMR
- a CDS encoding Haloacid dehalogenase domain protein hydrolase, whose amino-acid sequence is MADEIAVLLDLDGTLIDSRDTVVTCMRAALADIGRTLPEDETLDWIVGPPLVDSIGALLARWGDDRVAECLKGYRAHYARHMADPSPVFPGYDGVLEGMVKAGRKLYLATSKALPFARMILDAHGLSSLFSGFHGADMNDRNSEKSEIVAAALREHSIDPSRAVMVGDRRYDVAGAQANKVRSLGVLWGYGGREELTAAGVDALVARPADLPDAIAAMFAPA
- the leuC gene encoding 3-isopropylmalate isomerase subunit, dehydratase component (Evidence 2a : Function of homologous gene experimentally demonstrated in an other organism; PubMedId : 2124684, 2993799, 374346, 8119295, 9298646, 9600841, 9740056; Product type e : enzyme), translating into MAQPKTLLRKLWDAHVVSETDDGAALIYVDLHLVNEVTSPQAFESLALRGRAPWRIDSIVSTADHNVPTAARERGIADPLARRQVETLAENCARLGIRHYGMTDPHQGILHVVAPELGFTQPGMTVVCGDSHTSTHGAFATLAFGVGTSEIEHVLATQCLRMSPLKAMRVTVSGRLGAHVSAKDLALAVIARIGASGGVGHALEFAGEAIAALSMEARMTLCNMSIESGARVGLIGVDDTTVAYLRGRPGAPAEPDRDAAERYWRGFVSDPGAAFDAEIALAAEEIAPRVTWGTSPDMSSPIDGVVPDPDAIADPTRRDAFRNALAYMDLAPGTPISEIRPDKIFIGSCTNARIEDLRIAAEVVRGRRVAPNIALALVVPGSGQVKAAAEREGLDRVFRDAGFAWRDAGCSMCLGMNDDRLGRGERCASTSNRNFEGRQGAGGCSHLVSPAMAAAAAIAGRFVDVREFQGDRR
- a CDS encoding Transcriptional regulator, LysR-family, coding for MPVFEKRRHAGGKMDPLSLRLFVRTVEEGRITAVAASEHIAAAAVSKRLSELEQSLNAELLTRTNRGVVPTAAGLALLSLARRALRGLDDIPLQMKDFNEGVRGDVRVYANISSLSQFLPQDLKRFTAQHPQVNIHLDENVSTRTLRAVAENAADIGIFTFGDHSAPLEILNYRRDRLALLVPGGHPLRVRTGVRFVETLDHFFIGMRVDSALSVQMARAAAEADRPLRIRMNVASYDVLAMMVDAGLGLALMPEDLARQYAQRLDLAVIRLEDPWAAREIKMCVRRYADLSPAARLLVDHLGSAAAWQDPALRRRRDPGPTR
- the fucO gene encoding L-1,2-propanediol oxidoreductase (Evidence 2a : Function of homologous gene experimentally demonstrated in an other organism; PubMedId : 2553671, 2661535, 2664711, 8385012; Product type e : enzyme), encoding MVARMILNETSYFGPGARAQAVEEVKRRGFAKGFVVTDAALMKAGVVDMVTELFDAAGLRYEIFDKVMPNPTIAVVREGLEAFVRAKADYLVAIGGGSPQDTAKAIGIVANNPEFSDIRSLEGFAATKKPAVPIIALATTAGTAAEVTINYVITDTENRRKFVCIDPHDIPIVAIVDSELMASMPKPLKAATGMDALTHAIEGFLTQGAWELPDALHLKAIEIIARSLRASCAGDPEGAAEMALGQYVAGMGFSNVGLGLVHGMAHPLGAFYDTPHGVANAILLPTVMAYNADFTGERFRDIARAMGLADCDGKPIAEVREAVVEAVAQLGRDVGIPRSLREVGVKEADIPALAQAAFADVCTGGNPRRTDVAEIEALYRAIY